GAGGACAAAAATCAAAGGTGACACACTCTCTTGCAGTTTTTTATTTAATAAGTTCCAGTCACTTTTACTGTTAAGCAAGTTTTACAATACCAAATCAGTCCCAAAGAAACGCTGTGTTGTTAGAAGTAGAAACACTGATGTTTGCTGCTTACCTGGTCTGGTTTCAGATCTTCCCGAACAGCCTGAATGGCATCTCTGCACTCACTGAGTAAAGATTCAAACAAACGTTCCTTTGTCTCCTCATTTTCTGCCTAAGAATGAAGGAAAGTTAAGACAGATACCTACTagaaatttctgtattttgcattttgtgATGCAAAAAATAACTGAGGAGATTAAACAAAATTATGGCTTTAAGATCCATGGGTAGTGAGAACCCCAATCTGTACCTGTCTGCAACATGTTCTAGGAGACAAACTGTCAGAATTGTGCCCAGAATTTATCACTGAAGGCCTAACACACACAGCTCTGATCGCCTCGTCCCTTCAAGAGCTGCCATCCCAGAAACTCCCTTCCCTTCCAGGAGAGCACCCACATTGCTCCAAACAGCTGTGGTTGGGCTGCACTGTGGGAAAGGCCCAGCCACAGAAGAGCTGAGCTTTACTGaactggcagcctgctcttgttATGCTGATTTAACCTTTCTCATGTGGTGAGAACATGTAGATGATTATCTTTTCTCCACTCCCACTCTAGTAATGCTCACAGTGGCAATTATTCACTTGTTTGAAGCATTTTTTAAAGTAACCCTGTATTTCAGTAGCAGCAGTGACGGTGCTTTTCTGCTGGTACCACAAGTTTTGTCAGAGAATGAAGCAGCTTTTGGCTTTCTGCTCCAAAACCAAAATtcaaaaacaagttttaaaaaacaagtttaagCCTGATCTCTGCCTAATGGGCTGACATATCAAGTACCCAATTAAACAATCCACCCAAAACCAAACTCAACTTCCACGCAGGTGACTGAGAAGGGACCAGATGGGGATCATAACACTCTTAGTGATTTGGTAAAAGAAAACCACCCAGAAACAAACCTCAACCTCAGCAATCGAAGGAGGGATTAAAGCATATCAGCACTGCGTTATACCACTTCCACGTTCTGTAATGGCGTAAGACGAACTTTGCGGCCATAAATGTGCAGTTGTCAAATGAATAAAAAGCTGTCTAAAAACATGCTCACTGGTTTATCTTCGGTACAGCCACACAGTCTCTGTCTCTCCTCAAGTTTGCAAACCCATTAGGGAATGTTATTTTTACTCCCTCACATGGCCTCAGGTATCTTGACCCAAGATgaaggtggttttggggggtctttttgcttttgtgtggggttttgttgttttgctttgttttttgtttgtttggttggttttttttgagatttGCTGCAAGGATTTTTAAGGTGGGACCAACTACTGAGAATCAGCAGAGACGAGTCTGACAGCATTCTCAACctcgcccagagcagcagggcaaTTTCACTGTATgcacaaaaatgaaaacagacaTAGCTACATCATCAGTCAAGCACAAACAGAAAACGGGCTGGGTCGTGCAGTAAAACAAAGGTTTTCCTTCCTAAGCAAAAACTCCTAAGGTTAAACTGATTCTCTGCATAAATGCACTTAAGTTCTGCTTCGGGAGATATCGGATCATAAAATCAGATCATAAGTGCCATGATAGAAAAGCACAGCTTCATCTTTAATGGATCCAGGGAACTGAAGCCACTTCTGAAAGTCTGGCAGCACTCACTTCTGATTTTTCCTTCATTCCAAAACATTGTGTATTGTCTCAGAACTAATTCTCACCACTCATTTCTTCTACAGTCCCAGTTACCAGAGGTGACCGCAGAACCCTTGAGGCAACACCAGACATGAGCACAATTTCATGGCTCTGCCCTTAAGCCCTCTCGCTTCTACCTGGTTAGTCAACAGGCCCTTGAAGTCACGTCTTCGAGTCTACAAAAGGGTCGACCTGAGTGATTTTAGACTTGGATTTCTATTTCAGTTTGCCTTATTTGTTCTTATTTGTTTTCTCCCGTTACCAACAAGACACTGAAGGCAATGGTATAATTGTGCTGAGAATCTCCATTTTTATACAAAACAGACATTTGTATGCGCTTCTAATCAAACCCTGAAGAGCACCGTTAGGATTTCAACTTGGTGAAGAGCAGCAGAAAGGTGACAAAGATCCCAGGAACCACAACACCTTTAGCTGAGGCTGCACTGCCCATCACAGCTGACACAGCAACTGCAGAACTGCTTTCAAAAGGTCAAGTTTTAGCCCTCTGGGAGTGTAATTACTGCTGCAGTACACTCAGCTCTCACCATTGCTAGCTCTGATCCGGTACCACAAAACTCCTCTGTTCAGTCAGAGCttccaaggaacacaaagcaagatgaAAACACATTCAGATCACTGTTCTGTCACAGCTTTATGGAACGAAGAGGGCAATTAAACTGAAAAGGTCCAACTGCCAGCCTGGCAGGATGGAAATTAGATGAGAGAACACTGAATTCTAAGCTGCACTTCCACCTGCTGGCCATACTGACATACTAcctacagaaaaaataaattcagcaaCATACAATTCATAATCTTATGACAGGACTGATTATGTTTCCTACTCAGCCACATCCTGTTTCTCCCACTCACACCATCTTCTTAACACTATCTCCTGATCTTGACCACTTGCCTTAGACCTTTGTAAGGTTTCCATCTTATCATTTAAATGCCTATGTATCATAATTATTCTTGAGTTGTTTCAGACTGTTACATTTGAAACTGATTTACATCGTGACATTTAGCAATCCTCCTCCCGCTTTTGAGGATTTGCGTAAGTCAAGAAGAGAATGCTACAAATCTCATAGCACCTGCTCCACGTGAAAAATTGTTTTTACTGTGGAAAACAAGTGATTAACACACAGCTTTTTCCTTTTGGTTGCTCTGAAGTTGGAGCAGTTGAGCAAGATACTTAAAGAAATGAGAACAGTAATTCAAAATCTGTTACTCTTAAAATTGTAAGTTGCATTTCTAAGTCACTTACAAATAATAACAGTTATCACCCTGCCACTGAAAGGCAGCACTTGTGGGCAGCAGAGTGTTCAAAAGAGCAGCAACACTCAGAGCAGATCTCCCAGACTACAACTTATTACATTGCGGGAGCCATCCCCAACTGAGACTTCAGCTTTCGGTTACAGTCAATATTCCCACTTTTACCTTTGGTCTACAACCCCAAGTTTGAGAAAAAGATTCTTCAAAAGCTTTTAGCCCGGGTATCATGTATGATCTTGCACATTGAAGGAAAGAGGATGGTTAGAACACCAGCACCAGAGATGGTTCCTGGGTTACCTGAGCAATCGCTGCCTCGTTGTCAGCCAGCCCCAGCAAGAAGATCCTCACTTTGTCTATTTTCACAGGAACGGTTCTTCCCCTCCACTCCACCTCGCTCATTGTGGCTGCCTGCTTTGCTCGAGTTTGCGTAATCAGTGCCTGCAGAGAATGGACTGAACTCATGAGCTTGAACTTAAAGTTATCCAAAGCTGAACATTTCAAATTCATGTTAGAATTGGACTATTTTGCAACCAAAGAGCATTTTAGGAAAGCATGGTTTCCCATAGAGCCCAGGTTTGCTTGCTCTTTCCTGACACGTTCTTGTTCTTGAATCATGTGCTGCAGCAATACTTATGCTCATAAGAACAATAGTGTTTCAACTTGAAGCATGCAAAGAAGTTACCTCCAGTTTTTCTGCAAGAAGACCTTCGGTGCCACCAGACCTCAGTCTCATCTGCATCAACTCATTCATGGCAGACTGGTCACCTGAGAGAATTAACAAATCAACATCATATCTCCATCTGAGTTCACGAATTATTTTCACATAGAAAAGTTATACAATAGATTTTATACTGGCGATCTGGAAACAAAGTGGATAAATCTGCAATTTCATTCTGACTTCATAAGCCAACTACTGCAAactggtattttttctttttacacataACCACATGCACTGTTGCAAAACAAGTATATTTCTCCACTGCTCAACTGacccaaaacacacacagaatttGCCCAAAATATTATGAATTCATGGCAATATCACTTAGATGAGTACTTAACTATCAAGATACTATTTCTCTTCTGTGAACAAGCCCTGTTCTTTGTTGGACATTAGGTACCTTTCCTTACCAATATTATAGGCACAGTAGCGAATGTTGGGCGAGATCTCTTCCACACGCTGGTTATACAGCACAGCCTGTTCTTCTGTGAAAGCGTTGGCCAGCTTCTCATATATGGTCCTGCAGCAAAGAATAATTATTAATACCGCAGTATGTGTTGTGAGATGCTATCTTAAAGCAAGAGTTTGTGTCTCTACTCTGGAGGATGCTATTTCTTCAGTGTTACCTCCCAGTTAAGTGCATGATTAACTACACAATTTACAGAGTCACTGTATATACAGTATATAAACTCATAAGATTGATACTATTTActaaatgaagctggtgaagtgaGGGAACTCACTTGCATTTGTTGAAAGCCTCCATCGCTGCCTTCCACTCCTGGTGTTCAAAGCGAAGCATTCCCGTGAGGTACGCTGTGTACGCCTGCAGACAGCGCAAGGCCAAGTTAATTCCCCCAAGATCGAAAGCCCCATTTGTACAACCTTTAGCACAAAGGCTGCTGTGACGCCTACAGTAAGTGATTAATTAAGCCTTGCCCTTTTCATTTGCTCTTCCCACAGAAGACAACTCATTTGGATCATGGGTTACTAGCtacctatttttttaaattttaactgACATTGCTACATTTCTAACGAGATGAAAGCAAAGGTGTTTATTGCTTGTTATGCAATCAACACATCCCACTGACATCACAAAACTTGTTTTTTCCAGCAATAAGCTGCAAAACGGCAGTTTTAATTAACTGAGTAGCACTGCAGCCCCTTGTTGAAAGAGGCTGGTGTCATAAAACACCTGCTTTCTGTGTTCTGTGAACCAAAGCCACAAGTCTTGTGTTCCAGGTGGCTACTTTAGGGCATTTAATAAATAGATAACTCAACAGATAAACATAGTTTCTTAGGCTGTGTTGCATCATCTTAGTTACTCTCAATTCTTTTTATTACATATACTGCTCTTCAAAGAAAGGACTATCAATTGATACACATAATCAGCTCCTAAACACTACGTCCTCATCTTGGCTGGTACCACTGGTTATTTTTAAGTCCATGCTGTTCAAAGACAGACATTATCCAGTTCAAGAATCAGCCAATTTTGATAATCCATTGCTAGATGAGAATAATCTCTTCACCCAACACCCAAAGGTTTCTTAGCCAGCTTTTGCTGTAAGACAAGATCAAAGTACCAGTGGTTACCTGAGCTTCCAGCTTTGTTTTGGCATCCACTCGGTTACTTTCACAGAGTCGCTCCAGCTCCTCGGCGTGTTTCACGGCTTTGCGCAAGCGAGACAGCAAGTGAAATCGTTTGCGAGGCTCCGTGTTTGCTTCCTGTTTCAGCTGCATGGCGTAACTCCAGGCTCTCTCTGCATCCATCAGAATCAACAGCAAATATCTACGAGGCAGAGGAAGATTCATGAAAAAATAACGACACTCAAACAAGTATTACAACATCGCCACTAGCTCTTCATCACGTGAAAAtaaattactgaaagaaaactATTCACTAATATACTGAATGCTCGATTCCATCCCGTGACTGTACCTGTTGTCAGAGAGAATCTCTTCAGTTACTTTCTTCCCAGTGAACTTATGCCTGTTTCCCATCTTGAAATTGAGAGTTTTTCGGAGCCGCCTTAGCCTACGGGAGCAATAACCCCTAAAGAAAAGACGACCACAGTCAGCTTGGTCAAAGAACAACTTAGGTTTTGTCTACTGGTCTTTccaaccagaaaacaaaaaaaggactgGAGGCTGTAACAGGTAACACTTTAGAAACTAAAAACTCCATATATGACATAGGGTAAGAGGTAGTTCAAAAACTAACTGTAAACCAGTGGTTAACAGACTACAAGAATAGTAAGAAGACAAGTAATAATTCTTCATCTTGAAAAATAAGAATTATGTTCTTTACGTATCTTTACATATCTTTATTGAACACTCCGTTCTGGAAGATTATATTGATTATCAGCGAGGTGTTACCAAACAAGCTCTTAAAGGGCAATGGAGAAACAAGATCCAGGCTGTATCCTCCTAAACAGAACAGCCACATGACATCTAATGGAAAAAAAGCTTCACATGAAGCAACCTGTCAAGGGGTATTTATTTGGCAGATCGTTTCTGTTGCCTGATACAGTGGGTTTACATTTTAAACGAAGTGAGCCAAGTCACACCAGTAACTCCAAGAGATCCCCGCTCTTTACTAACCTGTACCTCTGGAAGTCTCCATGTCGTAAACCGTGTTGCTGCTGAGATTCCTTCACAATCTGAAGGACTGTGACCGGTGTTAAGGCAGATGGACAGTATGGTTTGTTACCAGTTCTACCCCAAAACAACAGAAGGGAATTCTATAGGTTTCATTGAACAAAGGTACTTTGAACAGAGGGGCACCCAAAAACCTCCTAACAGTGCACAGCTGAGAGAACTGATGGTCCCAAGAGATCTGATGACTCCACTGCTTGATTCAGAGCTTTATGGTTGTCACCAAGGCCAGGACTAAGATGCACCACACGTACCACCTCTTATAGACAACCACAAGAGTCCTGCTGTTACCAGAGCTTGTTTCGGGATAATAAGCTCTGCCAACAGGCATATTTGGGCTAGTATAACTGACTGCCCGAGCATTTGCTGGTGTTATTAATTCAGTTTACATGACAAAgtttttattttgtgaaataaaATCTCCATCATAAACAAATCTCTGCGCTATATCTATTTATATCCCCAAATTTCACTTTTAAGGtttaccaaaaaaccacacaaccaaaaccaCCCTATACAAAGACACCATCAAAAGAAATACTATTACTATAGCAGAAGAAATGACCAGACTTCAAAAGTTTAAAGTGGCAGATATCTATCAAAGTGTTTTCTTGGAATCAGACCTAAAAGAAAGTCTCTTAAGTATTTAAAACCTACATCAATAGTTATCACACTGAATTAGGTTGCATTTGTAGATCAAACAAGTCAAACTGCAGTGCCTCAACATAGCACCCTCATCCTTATTGTTGTTAATTTAGtttgtctacttttttttttcagactttcagCCTGCACAGTTACTCACTGCATCCATATTCCCTGtattatttactttttcattGATTTAGGTATTCCTAACATTATCAGGGCAATCACTATGTCTGCATCTTATTCAATGGTTACAAACCTTACAACACCTGCTATATACTAAATGGAAAACTGCAATTGTATTTCACTTGAGTCTTTTTCTCACCTAGAAGATGAAACTCAGCTCTATCGCAGCTGTGCAGCTGGACTAGTTTCACATCGAAGTTTTAGGCAGAAAAATGCCATGAGCTTTCCGTGCCACATCAGATTTTAGAAGTGCCCAATCTGGAGGAGCTAGTTTGCCATCTCTATGTGGCTCTTAGATTTATTTTATCCACTACTGCCCACTTTGAACATTAATACTACCAGCAGAAGATCACTGAGAGCCTGCTCTCATCTCCAGCACGCTGCCCAGCGCACAGGGCTGCTCTGAAGCTGCCGACAGCTGTCACACGTTCGGAACGAACAgcttagaatcacaaaatgtcccgagctggacccacaaggatcatcgagtccaacccctgGCCCTGCAGGGGACAACCCCACAGTCCACACCATAAATCCACAATTCAGAGGTGAAAAGCCGACCCCCCCATTTGGCATCCTAGTCGAACCCTCGTACCCAGGGACagcatgggggacagggacactcccGCGGGTACCGCGGGGCTCACAGCCCGGGGCACCGCTCAGCGCTGCCTGGGTAGACCCCTCTGCACAAGGACGGCGGAGTCTCCACCGCCCCGTCCCGGGAAGCCCCACGGGCCGTGCCCGCCCGCCCGGGCCCCGCGCTCCCGCCGCGGCCGCCACGTCCGCCCACGCGGCCGGGCCTGCCACgtccccccaccaccaccaccgcacCGCCGTAGGATGCTCTCCAGGCCCAGGCTGTCGCCGAGGCTGCCGGCCTGCGGCCCCGCCGGCCTCTCGTTCTCCTTGTTCTCCTCCgtgccgccgcctcctcctcctcccccgccggctcccgccccgccgcggccgccGCTGCCCTGCCGCTCTGCCGCCATGTTGcgcccgggccgccgccgccgcgctgcaTCATGGGCCGGGAGAAGAGAGGCCATGGAGAGCGCGGCCGCCGCGGGGGAAGATGGGATCGGGGAGGACTCAGCCGTGGGTGTGGGACCCGGGATCTGGGGTTGGGCTCCTGCGCGGGATTTGGGTAGTGTCCCCCGCCCCGGCTGGATTGGGGCCTCCTGCCCTTACCCCCACACCCAACCCGGCGCTGACCGACCAGCCCCCAGGATCGCCCCCCGCATCCCACATCCCTTTCGTCTGCCCCAAGGCTGATGCCCCAGGGTCACCCCCCAGCTGCAGCATCAACCACCCCGGGGCTGAGCCCCCAGATCAGCCCCCAGGACTTGACTCCGCCGCCCTGTCCCCCTCACCCACCCCAGGACTGACACCCCAGGTCCCAAATCAGTCGCCAGGACCGCCCCACCCCCCCCCGGCCGCAGGGTCACGCCCCAGCCCCAGGATCAGCCCCCTCCAGCCCTCTCCCAAGGTTTCCCCATATTGCTGCTCaagggctggctctgccctgctcaGTCCCAGCCAGGCAGTGAAACTCAGTGAAACTGAGTCTTTCCTAgtaaaataaatgtgattttgGGGTGGAGGTTGAAGACCTCTGTTATAGACGATCACGATAAATAGCACGCACTCATCAGAATAAATTGCTTAGGATTTATTACGGCAAGcgggcaaaacagcgctgggcgaccggggagtctgcgctccaccacggcgcctttccagcagcagcaagctgggttaaatgtggtaaaggattacatagTCATGGTTATTTCAGGAACAtctatacacattcataactttCCCTTAAAAAGGccattcttattaaaatgagttccaaggaattttgtctatagtcttcagctttggctctttcctgttgtgcCTGCGCAGTGTCTCCAGGTGATCACGGGCaggggtcttttggatgaaggctgcagTCTATTTTGTcgtgcatttcttatctttggcctagcacACTGGGTTTGGCCAAGACTCCAAcggcttgagctggttttccttctgctttgtgctgaagacccccgTTATCtcgttcacacaaggatgcaactgggcccttatctctgtcagtctcttcctgaatgttctgcagggtacaccAAATTACACTTTTatacatatctgtggaacaagttttttttacaaagactacatacaggttgcgttgtttaatggcagcatgtactaatatcatgttatatgctcaggtttcacagccactgataacatatccatttagaccggtttgattaacaaacATACCGTTAAGTCTATTACAACCTCCATGAAAAGCTGCTCTTTAGGGCTGGCTCTGAGATACATCTTTAGGAACAACCACCACACTTCTTTCTGAATACCTACTATCCTAAATACTCACACAAATACAACCATTATATGTTTCTGTCTGCTCTGGGTTTCCACCGCATCTCGCGGGGATCCATTCCCCTCTAAACCAGCCCGTGTTTCAGGACGACGCTCGGTCCAAGCAGAAACACACCAATCGAAGCGTGTTTTACCAGtgcctgctcctctctcacagccACGGTGGTTCGGACAGGCCGGGATGAGGTTGGCACCGCAGCACCCGTGTTCAGACGCCCCGACGCAAACACCCACACGTCACACGCCGAGGGACCCGCTCCGATGGCCGAACAGTCGCTGGGTTTAGCGTGGGCACGTTTCTGCCACGCTGCCTTCCGTGCCTGCTGGCATGGAGCTGTGCTGCTCCTCTGGAGTCTGTAAGCGAGAGGATAAAGCTGTCAGCTGCTGGCTCGGGGAGTGGATTCCTGCTGCaaagccagctctgctcttcctccagggcagagggagaggaggacAACACAAGCCTGTGCCATTGTGTTAAGTGGAGCCTCTCACAAGAGCCTTACAGAAAGGCAGTGGGTCTGAGCTGCCTCTGGTGTTGCAGGGAGAGCTGTAGAGAATAAATCCACAGAGGGTTGGTTACCAGCTCCAGGGACTCACGCCAGGCACACACCACCCCTGCACCACCAGCCCCTGCAGCCTGAGAGGTTGATACCCTTACAACCtgccttttccttttgctttcggGCACCCTTAGAGGCCAGATCCTGAGCCTGCCGCACTCCTGCCCAAATAACCCATTTACATCTCAGACCAGGAATTTATTTTGCAGCTTCTGGATGGACGATCCTGCCACAGACCTTTGCGTAAAGTGCTGCGTGTTGTGAGTTGTGCTGGCGTTTGGAAAGAAACTGTTTCTCCCATCATCAGTTTGCTCACTGCAGTAGGAGCATAGACCTGGCCTCCCTGCAAACTGCCCACAGCTCAAGGGACACCAAAGTCACCACCATGGTCAATAAACCCAAATACTAGTGCCCTGCTGTGAGTGTTTGAGGGCACAGGGAGCTGGGGCAGCTCCTGAAGTGTGagagctccctggggctgggctttccccaggagctgctccttccatCTGTGAAGGCTCTGAAGGAACAAACCAGGCATTTTTGCAggcaggaaaagaagagagacGTGAAAAAGATTTGTTATCACTGCAATGAATTACCCTGATCCCTAACTcctgaggaaaaataaagattCTCCTGCAAACCTGAGCTCTCCtctggggtgttttggtgcaaggATTTAGCTCTATATTGTACAATGTATACATTTGCAATCCAAGAGGACCCTCATTCCTAAAAACCACACAGCCCCTGCGGTTAGACAAGCCCTCTCCCAGTGACCGCGGGGGGGAGTAACAAGGAAAACCACCCAGACACCCCGTTTTGGGTGTCCACCTCCCTTTAGGGTGCCCAGCCTCGCTATcccagccacttccctgggggcTGCATCACCGAAGGGCATTTTGCCCCACCGAATTTAGCCCCTCCCCGAGCAAACCGATCCAAGCCCATTTGCCgcggtgtgtgtgtgggggggagtATTTATCCCCGTGGGGAGCGGCGAGGGATCGGGTTTTCCCTCCGGGGCCACGGCGGAGCGGGCTGGGGGCGCGAtgtgcggggccgggcgggagccCCCGCCCCGGAGCCTCCCCTGCTCCGCCGGCGGGAGGGACCGTGCCGACCGCCGAGCGGCACCGAGCGGGCTCCCAGCCGACCCAGAGGAGGTGAAGGGCGCCCGGCTCCCGTGCACCCCCCTGCATCCCTCCCGCACCTCCGGGGCTCCCCCTGCATCCCACCTGCATGCCCCGCTAACCCCGGCCGGCTCTGCCTGTGCCCCACCGGGTTCCTCTCtgtgcaccccctttcccgtgCATCTCCCGTGTGCTCTCCAGGCACCTCTTTGCCCGTGCATGCCCCATACGCTCCCCGCTGCACTCTCTGTGCACCCCCTTTTCCTTTGCATCCCTGCTGCCCTCCCCGCTGTGCTCTCCGTGCACCCCTTCCCCGTGCAATCCCCGGTACGCCCCCCACCACGCTCTctgtgcatcccctttcccgtgcATCCCTGTCACATCTCCTCACCCCCTCTGCGCACCCCCAGTGCAATCTCCACACACCCTCCTCTGTCCATCCCCGCTGTGCGCTCCGTGAACACTTGTTGTGCGCTCCCAGCCATGAACAGCTCGACAACAGGCTCGGAGGGGGGCTGGCAGCCCGAGTCAGTGATCATCCCACTGCTATACCTCCTCATCTTCCTCGTGGGCACAGTGGGCAACTGCCTggtcctggctgtgctgctgcgcAACGGGCAGGTGAAGAACACCACCAACCTCTTCATCCTCAACCTGGGGGTGGCCGACCTCTGCTTCATCCTCTTCTGCGTCCCCTTCCAAGCCACCATCTACACCCTGGAGGGCTGGGTGTTCGGGGCCTTCATGTGCAAGGCTGTCCACTTCTTCATCTATCTCACCATGTACGCCAGCAGCTTCACCCTGGCCACCGTCTCCCTCGACAGGTAGGAAATGGGATGGGGGAGTCCCTGGACCCCGAGAGTCCCAATTATCTGGATCCCCCCCAGGCAAGAGAAGCGACAGAGTCCCCTGGAGCCAAGCCCCGATTGCTGTGACCTCCCGAGGCTCCCAGGGGAATTCAGGCTCATTTCCCAGTTCATGTGTGCAGGGAAATGTAACCACTAGGGATGGGATCTAGC
The window above is part of the Patagioenas fasciata isolate bPatFas1 chromosome 18, bPatFas1.hap1, whole genome shotgun sequence genome. Proteins encoded here:
- the SRP68 gene encoding signal recognition particle subunit SRP68, coding for MAAERQGSGGRGGAGAGGGGGGGGGTEENKENERPAGPQAGSLGDSLGLEILQIVKESQQQHGLRHGDFQRYRGYCSRRLRRLRKTLNFKMGNRHKFTGKKVTEEILSDNRYLLLILMDAERAWSYAMQLKQEANTEPRKRFHLLSRLRKAVKHAEELERLCESNRVDAKTKLEAQAYTAYLTGMLRFEHQEWKAAMEAFNKCKTIYEKLANAFTEEQAVLYNQRVEEISPNIRYCAYNIGDQSAMNELMQMRLRSGGTEGLLAEKLEALITQTRAKQAATMSEVEWRGRTVPVKIDKVRIFLLGLADNEAAIAQAENEETKERLFESLLSECRDAIQAVREDLKPDQKQREHSLENDSGKVSNIQYLHSYLTYIKLSTAIKRNESMAKSLQKALLQQQRSEEDGKRTPRPQDLIRLYDIILQNLVELTQLPGLEEDKNFQKEIGLKTLVYKAYRCFFIAQSYVLVKKWSEALVLYERVLKYAREVQAGAGAHKNSLKELPDVQDLITQVNAEKYSLQAAAILDANDTHETESPSQVKDGKPLSERFETFCLDPSLVSKQVSLVHFPPGFQPIPCKPLFFDLALNHVAFPPLEDKVEQKAKSGLTGYIKGIFGFKS